ACCTCCGAGCCGAAGCAATGGACCTGCTCGACCCACCCCGCCTCGATCGCGGGGATCAGCGTCGGGTGCGGGTTGAGCGCCCAGTGCGTGCAGATCTTGCCCTTCAGCCCGAGCTTCTCACCATAGGTCGGCAGCAGCAGCTCGATCGCCGCGGTGTTGAAGCCGATTCCGTGGTTCAGCCGGCGCACGCCGTAGGGCTGGTACAGCCCCTTGATCGCCATCATCGCGGTCAGGATCTGCGTCTCGGTCATCGCCACGGGGTCGCGCGTGAACAGCGGCTCGACATAGAAGGGCCGTCCCGCGTCGAGCACGAAATGGACCTGGTCGCCGGGGATGTCGACGCGCGGCAGCGTATCGACGATCTCGCCGACCTGCGCGATCACCAGCCCGCTGCCGAAGCTCGTCGCCTCGACCACGGTCGGCGTGTCCTCGGTATTGGGGCCGGTGTAGAGATTGCCGTGGCGGTCCGCGCTGACCGCGGCGATCAGCGCGACCTGCGGCGTCAGGTCGACGAAATAGCGCGCGAACAGTTCGAGATAGGTGTGGATCGCGCCGAGCTCGATCTTGCCGCCGAACAGCATCTTCGCGATCCGCGCCGATTGCGGGCCCGAATAGGAGAAATCGAGCCGCTTCGCGATCCCGCTGTCGAACAGGTCGAGATGTTCGGGCAGCACGACGCCCGACTGTACCATGTGCAGGTCGTGGATCCGCGCCGGGTCCATCGCGGCTAGCCCCCTGGCCAGCACGTCCGCCTGCTTCTGGTTGTCGCCCTCGATGCAGACCCGGTCGCCGGGCCTCAGCACCGCTTCGAGAAAGTCGACAAGCGTTTCGGGATC
This sequence is a window from Sphingomonas ginsenosidivorax. Protein-coding genes within it:
- the mdcA gene encoding malonate decarboxylase subunit alpha — encoded protein: MRQWNTRKQMREERIAAGRGFATGKLVDPETLVDFLEAVLRPGDRVCIEGDNQKQADVLARGLAAMDPARIHDLHMVQSGVVLPEHLDLFDSGIAKRLDFSYSGPQSARIAKMLFGGKIELGAIHTYLELFARYFVDLTPQVALIAAVSADRHGNLYTGPNTEDTPTVVEATSFGSGLVIAQVGEIVDTLPRVDIPGDQVHFVLDAGRPFYVEPLFTRDPVAMTETQILTAMMAIKGLYQPYGVRRLNHGIGFNTAAIELLLPTYGEKLGLKGKICTHWALNPHPTLIPAIEAGWVEQVHCFGSEVGMEDYLAARPDIFFTGPDGSLRSNRAFSQTAGLYACDMFIGSTLQIDLAGHSSTITANRIAGFGGAPNMGSDARGRRHPSEPWLQAGAEADPDTAAPLRRGRKLVVQIGETFGEGNAPLFVEKLGALELAEKLDLDLAPIMVYADDTTHIVTEEGIANLLLCRSADEREQAIRGVAGFTEIGRGRDRAMVERLRARKIIQRPEDLGIDPLDANRNMLAARSIKDLMLASGGLYRPPSRFRNW